A DNA window from Chelativorans sp. AA-79 contains the following coding sequences:
- a CDS encoding DeoR/GlpR family DNA-binding transcription regulator, with protein MSEHGPNQTPMQAEDMLPAERRQRLQEWFTQNLAASSQDLARIFNTSVSTIRRDLDYLASQGLVRRTHGGAVRIRRRATFEPTTDEARQTAVEEKRAIAVEAAKRLEPEQSILIDTSSTLHHFAHVVAGLTIPLTVVTNDVLVASLLSNKDHIRLIVPGGSCRHGAYALLGEPGLSFLKDVRCDHFFLCSQAVDFDCASDTAIELVQLKRAMIDAAERTTLLVDSSKFSSRAIYKVASLDRIHEIITDEGLGSEERERYEAMSVKITCAPMGDAVSAASDSIAG; from the coding sequence GTGAGCGAGCACGGGCCGAACCAGACCCCGATGCAGGCCGAGGATATGCTGCCGGCGGAGAGGAGGCAGCGCTTGCAGGAGTGGTTCACGCAGAACCTGGCCGCGTCGAGCCAGGATCTCGCGCGCATTTTCAACACGTCCGTTTCCACCATACGCCGCGACCTCGATTATCTGGCATCCCAGGGCCTTGTCCGCCGCACCCATGGCGGCGCGGTGCGCATCCGGCGCCGGGCGACTTTCGAACCCACCACCGACGAGGCCCGCCAGACGGCGGTCGAGGAGAAGCGCGCCATCGCCGTGGAGGCGGCAAAGCGGCTGGAGCCGGAGCAGAGCATCCTGATCGACACGAGCTCCACCCTGCACCATTTCGCGCATGTGGTGGCGGGGCTTACCATCCCGCTCACCGTCGTCACCAATGATGTGCTGGTGGCGAGCCTCTTGAGCAACAAGGATCACATCCGCCTTATCGTGCCCGGCGGCTCCTGCCGGCACGGCGCCTATGCGCTGCTTGGCGAGCCCGGGCTCTCGTTCCTGAAGGATGTCCGCTGCGATCACTTCTTCCTGTGCTCGCAGGCGGTGGATTTCGACTGCGCTTCGGATACGGCCATCGAGCTCGTCCAGCTCAAGCGGGCGATGATCGATGCGGCGGAACGCACGACGCTTCTGGTCGACAGCTCGAAATTCTCCAGCCGCGCCATCTACAAGGTCGCATCGCTCGACAGGATCCATGAGATCATCACGGACGAGGGACTGGGCAGCGAAGAGCGGGAGCGCTACGAGGCCATGAGCGTGAAGATCACCTGCGCTCCCATGGGGGATGCGGTCTCTGCTGCATCCGACAGCATCGCCGGTTGA
- a CDS encoding IS630 family transposase (programmed frameshift) → MARAYGEDLRMRVLDAAAAGASARSVAARFGVGVSTAIVWIRRARENGERSARRQGKPRGSRLDAHETFVVAMIEANKDVTLNEMVERLAAERSVCIGRSALSAWLRGRGWTFKKKSAHALEQDRPDVLKRRQDWFEGQLDLDPARLVFIDETGLSTKMARLRGRAPCGERCRAGMPHGHWKTTTFTGALRLSGMTAPFVYDGAMNGTVFLAYVEQVLVPTLRRGDVVIMDNLPAHKAAGVRDAIEQAGATLMFLPPYSPDFNPIENAFSKLKALLRAKAERTIKALWDTAGALLDQFTPAECANYFRAAGYDPD, encoded by the exons ATGGCTCGAGCTTACGGTGAGGATCTTCGGATGCGGGTTCTGGATGCTGCAGCGGCAGGCGCTTCGGCGCGCTCCGTCGCGGCACGGTTTGGCGTCGGCGTTTCGACGGCAATTGTCTGGATCAGGCGGGCGCGTGAGAACGGGGAACGCTCGGCGCGGCGTCAGGGCAAGCCGCGGGGCTCACGCCTGGATGCGCACGAGACGTTCGTTGTTGCCATGATCGAGGCGAACAAGGACGTGACGCTGAACGAGATGGTCGAGCGGCTCGCAGCCGAGCGCTCCGTGTGTATCGGCCGCAGTGCCCTGAGCGCCTGGCTGCGCGGGCGGGGCTGGACGTTCAA AAAAAAGTCCGCGCATGCATTGGAGCAGGACCGTCCTGATGTCCTGAAGCGCCGGCAGGATTGGTTCGAAGGCCAACTCGACCTCGACCCTGCCAGGCTTGTCTTCATCGATGAGACCGGCCTGTCCACCAAGATGGCCCGCCTGCGGGGTCGCGCGCCATGCGGCGAACGCTGCCGAGCCGGCATGCCGCATGGGCACTGGAAAACCACCACCTTCACCGGCGCACTGCGCCTGTCCGGCATGACCGCGCCCTTCGTCTACGATGGCGCCATGAATGGCACCGTCTTCCTCGCTTATGTCGAGCAGGTCCTGGTCCCCACCCTGAGGCGCGGCGATGTCGTCATCATGGACAACTTGCCGGCACACAAGGCAGCAGGCGTCCGCGACGCGATCGAGCAAGCCGGTGCAACCCTCATGTTCCTGCCGCCCTATAGCCCGGACTTCAACCCCATCGAGAATGCCTTCTCAAAGCTCAAAGCGCTCCTGCGGGCAAAAGCCGAGCGCACCATCAAAGCGCTCTGGGATACCGCTGGCGCACTCCTCGACCAGTTCACTCCCGCAGAATGCGCAAACTACTTCAGGGCTGCTGGATATGACCCGGATTAA
- the arsK gene encoding arsenite efflux MFS transporter ArsK, with protein MTGRIPASAIWALGLTQIIGYGTLYYSFSVLAPAIGATFDWTPEWTFGALTIALLAGGLVSPLSGHMVDKWGAAPTMTVGSLVVGLALVLMGVAANGYLFAFALIFMEATSTLVLYAAAFAALVQLGGRDAQRSITHLTLIAGFASTIFWPLTAALLSWMDWRTVYLVFAAMNVLVCAPLHFWLGRIPRPALETERAGTDDSRREEIAGSLPPGRRSFGFALVLAAFAFEGVLMSAVTLQMVPLLTTLGLGSGMVLITSVFGPAQVLSRLTNMVFGKNFPATSLAIVAAVLLPFGTAVLVLTAPSIPGAVLFALLFGLGSGLTSIVSGSLPLQLFGRERYGTRLGWLSSARQVASAVAPFAMAVVMGLVGVPLTLWIAVAIGIIPVVVFAGVAAMTRSSLPAPTPRTA; from the coding sequence ATGACGGGCCGCATCCCGGCCAGCGCCATTTGGGCGCTCGGCCTCACCCAGATCATCGGTTACGGCACGCTGTATTATTCTTTCAGCGTTCTGGCGCCTGCCATCGGCGCGACCTTCGACTGGACCCCGGAATGGACGTTCGGGGCACTCACGATCGCCCTCCTGGCGGGCGGGCTTGTTTCGCCGCTAAGCGGGCACATGGTCGACAAATGGGGCGCAGCCCCCACGATGACGGTGGGATCGCTTGTGGTCGGTCTTGCCTTGGTCTTGATGGGGGTTGCGGCGAATGGCTATCTCTTCGCATTCGCGCTGATCTTCATGGAAGCGACGTCCACCCTGGTGCTCTATGCCGCCGCCTTTGCCGCACTGGTGCAGTTGGGCGGCCGCGATGCGCAAAGAAGCATCACACATCTGACCCTGATTGCCGGTTTCGCCTCGACGATCTTTTGGCCGCTCACCGCCGCTTTGCTGTCATGGATGGACTGGCGCACCGTCTATCTGGTCTTTGCCGCGATGAACGTCCTCGTTTGCGCGCCCCTGCATTTTTGGCTCGGCAGGATTCCGCGACCCGCGCTCGAAACGGAGCGGGCCGGGACGGACGACAGCCGCCGTGAGGAGATTGCCGGCAGCCTCCCGCCGGGCCGGCGCAGCTTCGGATTCGCCTTGGTTCTCGCGGCATTCGCATTCGAAGGCGTTCTCATGTCGGCCGTCACGCTGCAGATGGTGCCGCTGCTGACGACCTTGGGGCTGGGAAGCGGCATGGTGCTGATCACCAGCGTGTTCGGTCCGGCGCAGGTGCTGTCGCGCTTGACCAACATGGTCTTCGGCAAGAATTTCCCGGCGACGTCTCTCGCCATCGTCGCCGCCGTCCTGCTGCCGTTCGGTACGGCGGTTCTCGTTCTGACGGCGCCTTCCATACCCGGCGCTGTACTGTTTGCCCTGCTGTTCGGATTGGGTTCGGGCCTCACCAGCATCGTTTCGGGGTCGTTGCCTCTGCAACTGTTCGGCCGGGAACGGTACGGTACCCGGCTCGGCTGGCTGTCCTCCGCGCGTCAGGTCGCCTCGGCGGTCGCCCCCTTTGCAATGGCGGTTGTCATGGGTTTGGTCGGCGTACCGCTTACGCTGTGGATTGCCGTAGCCATCGGTATCATACCGGTGGTGGTGTTTGCGGGGGTCGCGGCCATGACGCGCTCGTCATTGCCGGCGCCGACCCCCAGAACAGCCTGA
- a CDS encoding DUF6428 family protein, with the protein MNRHATPVFPADTSVDQLLAALAEHDSKPLVIDYAGRRVQPGYHVTEVKAGSFVTLDCGGRPDAWQETVLQVEDMPAREEGQTFMSVGKFRGILAKVDSQIQLQAGARMTFEVSRPDEPMQIFDVAGVALEGDAAVLKLAPRPAICKPRHRAREDTVTSCCAPASSGKCCA; encoded by the coding sequence ATGAACCGGCACGCCACCCCCGTTTTTCCCGCCGACACGTCCGTCGATCAGCTCCTGGCTGCCCTGGCGGAGCACGACAGCAAACCGCTCGTCATCGACTATGCCGGCCGGCGTGTTCAGCCGGGCTATCATGTCACAGAGGTCAAGGCGGGCTCCTTCGTCACGCTCGATTGTGGCGGGCGGCCGGATGCCTGGCAAGAAACCGTGCTGCAGGTCGAGGACATGCCGGCCAGGGAAGAAGGGCAGACCTTCATGTCGGTCGGCAAGTTCCGCGGCATCCTGGCCAAGGTCGACAGCCAGATTCAGCTTCAAGCGGGCGCGCGCATGACGTTCGAGGTGAGCCGGCCGGACGAACCCATGCAGATCTTCGATGTTGCCGGCGTGGCGCTCGAAGGCGATGCCGCGGTGCTCAAGCTTGCGCCTCGCCCCGCCATCTGCAAACCACGTCACAGGGCGCGCGAAGATACGGTCACGAGTTGCTGCGCGCCCGCCTCCTCGGGGAAATGCTGCGCCTGA
- a CDS encoding metalloregulator ArsR/SmtB family transcription factor, which yields MKLDEHQALDAFAALSQETRLRMVRALVIAGEQGMPAGAVGDAVGASSSSASFHLSHLERAGLVTSRREARSIIYTANYDSLSGLVEFLMRDCCQGHPEVVAGVAKAAEACCASAGRGARVRR from the coding sequence ATGAAACTCGACGAACATCAAGCCCTCGATGCATTTGCCGCGCTGTCTCAGGAAACTCGGCTGAGGATGGTCCGGGCGCTGGTCATTGCCGGGGAGCAGGGCATGCCCGCCGGTGCCGTCGGCGATGCGGTGGGGGCGTCTTCTTCAAGCGCATCGTTTCACCTGTCGCACCTGGAGCGGGCGGGGCTCGTCACGTCGCGTCGTGAGGCGCGTTCGATCATCTACACGGCCAACTATGACAGCCTGTCCGGATTGGTGGAATTCCTGATGCGGGATTGCTGCCAGGGACATCCCGAAGTCGTGGCCGGGGTCGCCAAGGCCGCAGAAGCTTGTTGCGCATCCGCGGGGCGGGGAGCGCGGGTGCGTCGCTGA
- a CDS encoding HAD family hydrolase, with translation MHIESAFIFDLDGTLVDSVYQHVLAWKEALDAEGIELSIWRIHRRIGMSGGLFTNQLLRETGLEISTAHVERLRQGHAEAYRRYAGQVRPLPGARELLAWLTDAGIPWAIATSGRMETAAVNIAALGVDPERVPVVTRDQVRYAKPDPDLFVAAADRLAVPIETAVVVGDSIWDMLAATRCRSLGVGLLSGGYGAEELRQSGAIRVYEDPADLLEHIDEVGGRR, from the coding sequence ATGCATATTGAGTCGGCATTCATCTTCGATCTCGACGGCACGCTCGTCGACAGCGTCTACCAGCACGTGCTCGCTTGGAAGGAGGCGCTCGATGCCGAGGGCATCGAACTCTCGATCTGGCGTATCCATCGCAGGATCGGCATGAGCGGCGGGCTCTTCACCAATCAGCTTCTCCGTGAGACCGGGCTCGAGATCAGCACGGCGCATGTGGAGCGATTGCGGCAAGGCCATGCGGAAGCCTACCGCCGCTATGCGGGGCAGGTCCGTCCGCTGCCGGGCGCGCGCGAACTGCTCGCCTGGCTGACGGATGCAGGGATCCCCTGGGCGATCGCCACCAGCGGGCGCATGGAGACGGCCGCGGTCAACATCGCCGCGCTCGGCGTCGATCCTGAGCGCGTGCCGGTCGTGACGCGCGACCAGGTCCGCTACGCCAAGCCCGATCCAGACCTCTTCGTTGCTGCCGCGGACAGGCTCGCGGTACCGATCGAGACCGCCGTGGTCGTGGGCGACAGCATCTGGGACATGCTGGCGGCGACGCGCTGCCGCTCCTTGGGCGTTGGCCTCCTGAGCGGAGGCTATGGCGCGGAGGAACTGCGCCAGTCAGGAGCGATCCGGGTCTACGAGGATCCCGCCGACCTTCTGGAGCACATCGACGAGGTGGGCGGCCGGCGCTAG
- the minC gene encoding septum site-determining protein MinC yields MTKVLTETRPIRLKGRSFLALVLTPELPFDGWLARLDDLAARSAGFFLRRPVVLDVEGLEVDRTQLKELIDQLEARSVRIMGIEGARSSLLGVDMPPAMAGGRPAPDFETPAAEEAVETPPRDDAKPAAPARDPQPQMVRVMPSVIINQPVRSGQAVTFPEGDVTIIGSVASGAEIVAGGSIHVYGTLRGRAMAGTMGNASARIFCRKLEAELVAIDGYYKTAEDMESRLRGRAVQLWLEDDAIMAETLI; encoded by the coding sequence ATGACCAAAGTGCTAACCGAAACCCGGCCAATCCGCCTCAAGGGGCGCTCCTTCCTCGCCCTCGTGCTCACGCCTGAACTGCCCTTCGACGGCTGGCTCGCGCGGCTCGACGATCTGGCCGCCCGCTCGGCGGGCTTTTTCCTGCGGCGTCCGGTCGTGCTCGATGTCGAGGGGCTTGAGGTCGACCGGACGCAACTGAAGGAGCTGATCGACCAGCTCGAAGCGCGCAGCGTGCGAATCATGGGCATCGAGGGCGCGCGTTCGTCGCTGCTGGGCGTCGACATGCCCCCGGCGATGGCGGGCGGTCGCCCGGCTCCGGATTTCGAGACGCCGGCAGCGGAGGAGGCGGTCGAGACGCCGCCCCGCGACGATGCCAAGCCCGCAGCTCCCGCGCGCGATCCCCAGCCGCAGATGGTCAGAGTGATGCCCTCCGTCATCATCAACCAGCCGGTGCGGTCCGGGCAGGCGGTGACCTTTCCGGAGGGCGACGTGACCATTATCGGGTCGGTGGCCTCGGGCGCGGAAATCGTCGCCGGCGGCTCGATCCATGTCTACGGGACGCTGCGCGGGCGGGCCATGGCGGGTACGATGGGCAACGCCTCGGCGCGCATCTTCTGCCGCAAGCTGGAGGCGGAGCTCGTTGCCATCGACGGCTACTACAAGACGGCCGAGGACATGGAATCCCGGCTTCGCGGCCGGGCCGTCCAGCTCTGGCTCGAAGACGATGCGATCATGGCGGAGACACTCATCTGA
- the minD gene encoding septum site-determining protein MinD — MGKVIVVTSGKGGVGKTTSTAALGAALAQRGEKAVVVDFDVGLRNLDLVMGAERRVVYDLINVIQGDAKLSQALIRDKRLETLYLLPASQTRDKDNLTAEGVERVISALRKCFDWIICDSPAGIERGATLAMRHADIAVVVTNPEVSSVRDSDRIIGLLDAKTAKAERGEHMEKHLLLTRYDPSRAERGDMLKVDDVLEILSIPLLGIIPESMDVLRASNLGSPVTLADSRSAPALAYLDAARRLTGESVPVTVPGEKRGLFGKIFGRRAA, encoded by the coding sequence ATGGGAAAAGTTATCGTGGTCACATCGGGTAAGGGCGGCGTCGGCAAGACGACGTCCACCGCCGCGCTCGGTGCCGCACTGGCGCAAAGGGGCGAGAAGGCGGTCGTCGTCGATTTCGACGTCGGGCTGCGCAATCTCGACCTCGTGATGGGCGCCGAGCGGCGGGTCGTCTATGACCTTATCAACGTCATCCAGGGCGATGCCAAGCTCTCGCAGGCGCTGATCCGCGACAAGCGCCTGGAGACGCTGTACCTCCTGCCCGCCTCCCAGACCCGCGACAAGGACAATCTGACGGCGGAGGGCGTCGAGCGGGTGATCTCGGCGCTCAGGAAGTGCTTCGACTGGATCATATGCGACAGCCCGGCCGGCATCGAGCGGGGCGCGACGCTGGCGATGCGCCACGCCGACATCGCGGTCGTGGTGACGAATCCGGAGGTCTCTTCGGTGCGCGATTCTGACCGCATCATCGGCCTGCTCGACGCCAAAACGGCCAAGGCCGAGCGCGGGGAGCACATGGAGAAGCACCTGCTGCTCACCCGCTACGATCCCAGCCGGGCCGAGCGCGGCGACATGCTGAAGGTCGACGACGTGCTGGAAATCCTCTCCATTCCGCTGCTCGGCATCATTCCCGAGAGCATGGATGTCCTGCGCGCCTCCAATCTCGGTTCGCCGGTCACCCTTGCCGACAGCCGCAGCGCGCCGGCGCTCGCCTATCTCGACGCGGCACGGCGGCTCACGGGCGAGAGCGTACCGGTCACGGTGCCCGGCGAGAAGCGCGGCCTTTTCGGCAAGATATTCGGAAGGAGGGCAGCATGA
- the minE gene encoding cell division topological specificity factor MinE, with protein sequence MNIFRFFGKQASAPMARERLQVLLAHERASAGHSDLVALLREEILAVIAKHVQIDRDKVNVKMERGEQVSMLAVDIEIPLQADMRAA encoded by the coding sequence ATGAACATCTTCCGCTTCTTCGGCAAGCAGGCCTCGGCGCCCATGGCGCGCGAGCGGCTGCAGGTGCTGCTCGCCCATGAACGGGCGTCGGCGGGGCACTCCGATCTGGTGGCGCTCCTGCGCGAGGAGATCCTCGCCGTCATCGCCAAGCACGTGCAGATCGACCGCGACAAGGTCAATGTAAAGATGGAGCGCGGCGAGCAGGTCTCCATGCTCGCGGTCGACATCGAAATACCGCTCCAGGCGGACATGCGCGCAGCCTGA
- a CDS encoding LysR substrate-binding domain-containing protein — protein MNDRPLDVGWLRIFDAVGRLGSLTKAAQELGLSQPAVTYQIRRIEEQLGVALFHRSQGGSRLSEPGEALYRAVHSGLERIDEAARDIRRRARAPAIRIFTDYGFAAYWLMPRVADFRRLHPQVEVHIVASQSLEDESEGDIDAAVLFGGRDDFPQHARLLMPERVVPVCTPGFLARFGPFDEPATLARAPLLHLETAGKPRWLTWTTWLAAHGVTREPAQGDLGLNTYGFVIQAALAEQGIALGWIGLVDAFLAAGALVAVAPEVERRDFGYWLVSHRPDGAARALTDWLLGEA, from the coding sequence ATGAATGACAGACCGCTGGACGTTGGCTGGCTGCGCATCTTCGATGCGGTCGGGCGCCTGGGGAGCCTGACGAAAGCCGCGCAAGAGCTGGGCCTCTCGCAACCTGCGGTGACCTATCAGATCCGGCGCATCGAGGAGCAGCTCGGCGTGGCGCTGTTTCACCGTTCGCAGGGCGGCAGCCGGCTTTCGGAGCCTGGAGAAGCGCTTTACCGTGCCGTCCATTCCGGGCTGGAGCGCATCGACGAAGCCGCGCGCGACATCCGCCGAAGGGCGCGGGCGCCGGCCATCCGCATCTTCACCGACTATGGCTTCGCCGCCTATTGGCTGATGCCGCGCGTGGCCGACTTCCGCCGGCTGCACCCGCAGGTGGAGGTGCACATTGTGGCCTCGCAAAGCCTGGAGGACGAATCGGAGGGGGATATCGATGCGGCCGTGCTCTTCGGCGGGAGGGACGATTTTCCGCAACACGCCCGGCTTCTGATGCCCGAGCGCGTCGTTCCGGTCTGCACGCCCGGCTTCCTGGCCCGGTTCGGCCCGTTCGACGAGCCCGCCACGCTCGCAAGAGCGCCGCTGCTCCATCTCGAGACGGCGGGAAAGCCGCGCTGGCTCACATGGACGACCTGGCTTGCCGCCCACGGCGTGACGCGCGAGCCCGCGCAGGGCGATCTCGGGCTCAACACCTACGGCTTCGTGATCCAGGCGGCCCTTGCGGAACAGGGAATCGCGCTCGGATGGATCGGCCTGGTCGACGCCTTCCTTGCCGCCGGCGCGCTGGTCGCGGTCGCCCCGGAGGTCGAGCGCAGGGATTTCGGCTACTGGCTGGTGTCGCACAGGCCGGACGGCGCGGCGCGGGCCTTGACGGACTGGCTGCTCGGGGAGGCCTGA